In Microvenator marinus, one genomic interval encodes:
- a CDS encoding PPC domain-containing protein, which translates to MRGLILLLILLGLGCGTDPGAVNAPPTLELDVSGEVSYELGDIIRITMSGEDPEQGPVTFSVENLPDRALVQSSGSFAVMTWDPVASDVTPDGQPLSAVFVATDEFGARTERVVRINIRSGSGAPRFTNSNSVLHNAGSGPVVFDVTIRDDDSSGVSIAMPSGFAPAGAELTSTGPFSARFGWEPSAEQLERRVHTVRFIANDSQNDPVEQTVSIILKKETQNTTEPRELDATCRFESAVEYQSLAAQFGASDYAIKASITASGREAGYDRLVLNWTTEDVWNDWSLPWQSSEMMPAGEDFVGVIPNPVLTEGSQEIYYEICAINDDAEEGDQSAYLCGPTSLFDSFIVYPPGTDACDSFAPFNTTIDLARNLGGDWELERICAGETLFYEITLGTGQESTLYLVYPLSAAPTVQVYDVNRTLLPAPTPATCGGFTDIFLTNPGASTKFYIEIQANENAANIPFQIVAETRDMMNPTECLDAQYEPNDSLMTATPITTASASFTGLEICRSDDLDVYSFQADAGELINVDLAFSHEIGDIDLKLFRPSQTSIGKIAPSAAWSVGVSDEESIEYVTTEAGMHHILVYSNRPNRYSMTFERSDASGVCVDTDGGGIGTNDTQGDAEFIADGLSEGLKVCAAAEDWFSFPVIDYNTETFEIEVAATEGAPSDLTVEVWDTFGRLGTAVESGGALKFTLFPLNNEEHYIRVLSGGAVTYSLELTVLFGI; encoded by the coding sequence ATGCGCGGGTTGATTCTTCTCTTGATTTTGTTGGGGCTGGGCTGTGGGACCGACCCAGGTGCGGTCAACGCGCCGCCCACGCTTGAGCTCGATGTGAGCGGTGAGGTGAGCTACGAGCTTGGCGATATCATCCGCATTACGATGTCGGGTGAGGACCCCGAACAGGGACCCGTGACGTTCAGTGTTGAGAACCTTCCCGACCGCGCCCTTGTTCAGTCTTCGGGTTCCTTTGCCGTGATGACCTGGGACCCGGTGGCGAGCGACGTCACTCCAGATGGCCAGCCGCTCTCGGCTGTGTTTGTGGCCACAGATGAATTCGGTGCGCGCACCGAACGTGTGGTTCGAATCAATATTCGTTCGGGCAGCGGTGCTCCTCGATTCACGAACTCGAATTCGGTTCTACACAATGCAGGAAGTGGTCCGGTGGTCTTTGACGTGACGATCCGCGATGACGATAGCTCGGGTGTTTCCATCGCGATGCCGAGCGGTTTTGCGCCAGCTGGCGCGGAGCTTACGTCTACGGGGCCGTTCAGCGCCCGATTCGGATGGGAGCCTAGTGCCGAGCAGCTCGAGCGCCGCGTGCACACGGTGCGCTTTATCGCCAACGACTCGCAAAACGATCCCGTAGAACAAACCGTTTCTATCATCCTAAAGAAGGAGACGCAGAACACCACCGAGCCGCGTGAGCTTGACGCCACATGTCGCTTTGAAAGCGCGGTGGAGTACCAGAGCCTCGCCGCGCAGTTCGGCGCTTCAGATTACGCCATCAAAGCCAGTATCACCGCGTCTGGTCGCGAGGCTGGCTACGATCGACTGGTCCTCAACTGGACTACAGAAGACGTGTGGAATGATTGGTCTCTACCCTGGCAAAGTTCCGAAATGATGCCAGCGGGCGAAGACTTTGTGGGTGTGATCCCAAACCCTGTGCTCACCGAAGGAAGCCAGGAGATCTACTACGAGATTTGCGCCATCAATGACGACGCCGAAGAAGGCGACCAGAGCGCCTATCTGTGCGGTCCAACGAGCCTTTTCGATAGCTTCATCGTCTATCCGCCAGGCACCGACGCCTGTGATTCCTTTGCGCCCTTCAACACTACCATCGACCTCGCGAGGAACCTCGGAGGTGATTGGGAGCTCGAGCGCATTTGCGCGGGTGAGACGCTTTTCTACGAAATCACGCTCGGGACAGGGCAGGAATCCACGCTCTACCTCGTTTACCCGCTCAGCGCGGCGCCCACCGTGCAGGTCTACGATGTGAACCGGACGCTCTTGCCCGCACCAACGCCCGCCACGTGTGGCGGGTTTACAGACATTTTTCTCACAAATCCTGGGGCTTCCACCAAGTTCTATATCGAGATTCAGGCCAATGAGAATGCGGCGAATATCCCGTTCCAGATCGTGGCCGAAACGCGCGATATGATGAACCCCACGGAATGCCTCGATGCGCAGTACGAGCCGAACGACTCGCTTATGACGGCCACGCCAATTACCACCGCATCGGCCTCGTTTACTGGGCTCGAAATCTGTCGGTCGGACGACCTCGATGTCTATTCGTTTCAGGCCGACGCAGGAGAGTTGATCAACGTGGATTTGGCGTTCTCCCACGAGATTGGGGATATCGACCTAAAACTCTTCAGGCCTTCGCAGACGAGCATCGGAAAGATTGCGCCCTCGGCCGCATGGAGCGTAGGTGTGAGCGACGAGGAGTCTATCGAATACGTGACTACCGAAGCCGGGATGCACCATATTTTGGTCTACTCAAACCGCCCGAATCGCTATTCGATGACCTTTGAGCGCTCGGATGCCTCTGGCGTTTGTGTGGACACAGATGGCGGTGGAATTGGCACGAATGACACGCAGGGAGATGCCGAGTTCATTGCCGACGGGCTGAGCGAAGGACTGAAGGTTTGCGCGGCGGCCGAAGATTGGTTCTCTTTCCCTGTGATTGACTACAACACCGAGACCTTTGAGATTGAGGTCGCGGCCACCGAAGGCGCGCCCAGCGATTTGACCGTGGAGGTCTGGGACACGTTTGGGCGTCTCGGGACTGCCGTAGAGAGCGGTGGTGCGCTCAAGTTCACGCTCTTCCCACTCAACAACGAAGAACACTATATCCGCGTGCTATCCGGCGGAGCGGTCACGTATTCGTTGGAGCTGACGGTTCTTTTTGGGATCTAA
- a CDS encoding ABC transporter ATP-binding protein — protein sequence MLTARKLTVERGGKTILSGVDFQASDGEMIGILGPSGSGKSTLLMALNGFRPATAGRVTLDGKDFYENFETFKSDIGFVPQDDIVPAALRVERTLGYAAELRLPDLEPEARIARVNMVMRILGLTESKDTRVSSLSGGQRKRVSVGVELLSKPRMLFADEPTSGLDPALERSLTENFRKLADDGHMVIVTTHIMSSLSLYDKLCVVNKGKLAFFGPPDQIKTHFKVDDFIEIYNVLA from the coding sequence ATGCTAACCGCCCGAAAACTCACAGTTGAGCGCGGAGGAAAGACCATTCTCAGTGGTGTGGATTTCCAGGCAAGCGACGGCGAGATGATAGGTATTCTGGGACCATCCGGTTCCGGAAAATCCACGCTGCTCATGGCCCTGAACGGCTTTAGGCCCGCCACCGCCGGGCGCGTCACACTCGACGGCAAAGACTTCTACGAAAATTTCGAGACCTTCAAGAGTGATATCGGCTTTGTCCCTCAGGACGATATCGTTCCCGCGGCACTTCGCGTTGAGCGCACGTTGGGCTACGCCGCCGAGCTTCGGCTGCCAGACCTAGAGCCCGAGGCGAGGATCGCGAGGGTCAATATGGTGATGCGGATTCTGGGGCTTACGGAGTCCAAAGACACCCGCGTCTCGTCGCTTTCGGGCGGCCAACGAAAACGGGTAAGCGTTGGTGTTGAGCTCCTCTCCAAGCCGCGAATGCTCTTCGCAGACGAGCCCACGAGCGGACTCGATCCCGCGCTTGAGCGCTCGCTCACCGAGAACTTCCGGAAGCTCGCCGACGACGGCCATATGGTGATCGTGACCACCCATATCATGTCGTCCTTGAGTCTTTACGACAAACTATGCGTGGTAAATAAGGGGAAGCTCGCGTTTTTTGGCCCACCGGACCAAATCAAAACCCACTTTAAAGTCGATGATTTTATCGAGATCTACAACGTCTTGGCTTAG
- a CDS encoding tetratricopeptide repeat protein, producing the protein MNDTLQNSLAALLSNGLESLKTSTYRALRKDDVSVALKEANEEYAKKGPKDLDSALTYALILISRDLTEEAMNILRKVAEFHGHEPTTQLAQIDALLAKGDDEAARALMEGMSHVVFQDTRHLAYLGDLFMDAGEELRAFEMYMKALDQGSTDAEVASKAALLLGASGRAEEAAAMYERAADFDPEDPEHWFLAAESWMEVEEFKYAADAYKRVLKFDEENPRLWLFYGVALSEAGELHEALKAFDKARKLEPDEAEHWLNCAHLLMELGDMEAARRHYEKAALINPEDPEAVNGMVAAAFELGDVELAETLAKRAILMDPENPDSVYNLGVIQLAMNHTKDAEATFRTAITIDPDDPRYLSSLAMVLLRKSEVSEALQMAEQAHSQPEFDATSAFEFTRDLMRFGGADHVLGFVGKVATLDPRWEAIRPLFEYLALALRRKEDGTKDRLHEFIAAIKEMPELIPIEWDFEEIERLATGLESGARDVLEMMVAVLEGRKELSQLESKAA; encoded by the coding sequence ATGAATGACACGCTTCAAAACTCCCTCGCTGCTTTACTCTCCAACGGTCTGGAGTCCCTCAAAACCTCGACGTACCGCGCACTTCGCAAAGACGATGTATCGGTCGCCCTCAAAGAGGCGAACGAAGAATACGCCAAAAAGGGCCCAAAAGACTTGGATTCAGCCCTGACCTACGCGCTGATCTTGATCTCTCGCGACCTGACCGAAGAGGCGATGAACATTCTGCGCAAGGTCGCGGAATTCCACGGTCACGAGCCCACAACTCAGCTTGCGCAGATCGACGCCTTGTTGGCTAAGGGTGACGATGAGGCCGCGCGTGCGCTCATGGAGGGCATGAGCCACGTGGTCTTCCAAGACACGAGGCACCTGGCCTATCTAGGCGACCTCTTTATGGATGCCGGCGAGGAGCTGCGCGCGTTTGAGATGTACATGAAGGCGCTCGATCAGGGGAGCACGGATGCCGAAGTCGCGAGCAAGGCTGCGCTCCTTTTGGGCGCTTCTGGACGCGCCGAGGAAGCCGCCGCCATGTACGAACGGGCCGCCGACTTCGACCCAGAGGACCCCGAACATTGGTTCTTGGCCGCGGAGTCTTGGATGGAGGTCGAAGAGTTCAAGTACGCGGCTGATGCCTATAAGCGCGTACTCAAGTTCGACGAGGAAAACCCTCGACTTTGGCTATTTTACGGCGTGGCATTGAGCGAGGCCGGCGAGCTTCACGAGGCCCTCAAAGCCTTTGATAAGGCGCGAAAGCTCGAGCCCGACGAAGCCGAGCACTGGCTGAACTGCGCACACCTCTTGATGGAACTCGGCGATATGGAAGCTGCCCGCCGCCACTACGAAAAGGCTGCCTTGATCAATCCGGAAGACCCGGAAGCGGTCAACGGCATGGTAGCCGCGGCATTCGAGCTCGGTGATGTTGAACTCGCCGAAACCCTCGCCAAGCGCGCCATTCTGATGGATCCGGAAAACCCAGATAGCGTCTATAACTTAGGCGTCATCCAGCTCGCGATGAACCACACGAAAGACGCCGAGGCCACGTTCAGGACTGCGATCACCATCGACCCTGATGACCCGCGCTATCTGAGCTCGTTGGCCATGGTCCTTCTCAGGAAATCCGAAGTCAGCGAAGCCTTGCAGATGGCCGAACAGGCGCACTCTCAGCCGGAGTTCGACGCCACGAGCGCGTTTGAGTTCACGCGTGACCTCATGCGTTTCGGCGGTGCTGACCACGTGCTTGGGTTTGTGGGCAAGGTCGCTACATTGGACCCTCGATGGGAGGCGATTCGACCGCTCTTCGAATATCTCGCGCTCGCGCTTCGTCGAAAGGAAGACGGCACGAAAGATAGGCTTCATGAGTTTATCGCTGCCATCAAGGAGATGCCGGAGCTCATCCCGATCGAATGGGATTTCGAAGAGATTGAACGCCTTGCGACGGGGCTAGAGTCAGGCGCGCGAGATGTGTTAGAAATGATGGTCGCAGTGCTCGAAGGGAGAAAAGAGCTGAGCCAATTGGAGTCAAAAGCCGCATGA
- a CDS encoding protein kinase domain-containing protein: MVEHSRNLAWSTFGRYALLERIGAGGMAEIYRAKTFGAAGFEKEFAIKMILPNLVDDKEFVAMFINEAKIAVSLYHANIVQVFDLGELDSQYYIAMEFVHGKDLLDVLASCAQHEMKIPLNLVMFITMEFLKGLDFAHRAKDAYGEDLNIIHRDVSPSNVLISYSGDVKIGDFGVAKAAIQRTLTESGTLKGKVGYMSPEQVVGDEIDHRSDVFSAGIVFFEALSMSRLFVGNSDLDVMLRVRDADIEASLKKAGPMPQALEEIVRKALTKHREERFQTAGEFYQALQDFCYSHRIKVSGNDLSNFMRRLFADEIEKEKKRRKSEEESGRKQVARAQVAQVAEQDRFTPPPNHSTPKRQSRKPDTDDLEDLAAAVAEPARAPETQAPAQPKYRYRDDGGLIFGPMSESELLKLVKERPPTVKDRISIDGGEWIAPAEMEILAPHVRSPVNKAARSVPVGAGVYKPRTAQAKQLGDEDTQRDNSNNSIAQLLNSSPETSDISEIGAGSSPMLDVPDAPDLQTSEEAKRVISEMRKQYASYEGEFDSTSFARIFARLHRNKATGRLHVTHNDVEKSIYFESGEPVLVDSNQETELLGFFLLSRRIITQAQLEEGLARLSEWGGRLGDALVAIGAIPAHEIFRHLSDQMREKILDIFTWPEGYWGYYENQQPDTHGYPLGIDAYSTVADGCLERMPVTLLRELYHRRMNTALHVRDASPVDLDKLRLPTKAMRVINMFESGQHLQGLCSKLPENQHELVLRVVYLLHQVEHLTFEDTESQELPK, from the coding sequence GTGGTCGAACACAGTCGGAATTTAGCTTGGTCGACATTTGGTCGGTATGCCCTACTCGAGCGCATTGGCGCTGGGGGTATGGCTGAGATCTATCGTGCCAAGACCTTCGGTGCGGCGGGGTTTGAGAAGGAATTCGCGATCAAGATGATTTTGCCCAACCTTGTCGACGACAAGGAGTTTGTGGCCATGTTCATCAACGAGGCGAAGATTGCGGTGTCGCTCTACCACGCGAATATCGTGCAGGTCTTCGACTTGGGCGAGCTCGACTCGCAGTACTACATCGCGATGGAGTTCGTACACGGGAAGGACTTGCTCGACGTGCTCGCAAGCTGTGCGCAACACGAAATGAAGATCCCGCTGAACCTCGTGATGTTCATCACGATGGAGTTCTTGAAGGGTCTCGACTTCGCGCATCGCGCCAAAGACGCGTACGGCGAGGACTTGAATATCATCCACCGCGACGTGAGCCCCTCAAACGTGCTGATTTCGTACTCCGGAGACGTCAAGATCGGAGACTTCGGGGTGGCAAAGGCCGCCATCCAGCGCACGCTCACCGAGTCCGGAACGCTCAAAGGTAAGGTCGGATATATGTCGCCCGAGCAGGTCGTGGGCGATGAGATCGACCATCGGAGCGACGTCTTCTCGGCGGGTATCGTATTCTTCGAGGCCCTGAGTATGTCTCGGCTTTTTGTCGGAAATTCAGATCTCGACGTGATGCTCCGGGTACGCGATGCGGATATTGAGGCGAGCCTGAAGAAGGCGGGCCCGATGCCTCAAGCCCTTGAAGAGATTGTGCGTAAGGCGCTCACAAAACACCGTGAGGAGCGTTTTCAGACCGCCGGTGAGTTCTATCAAGCCCTTCAGGACTTCTGTTACTCACACCGCATCAAGGTCTCCGGAAACGACCTCTCGAACTTCATGCGCCGGCTTTTTGCCGACGAGATCGAGAAAGAGAAGAAGCGTCGCAAATCCGAGGAAGAATCAGGGCGAAAGCAAGTCGCCCGCGCTCAGGTCGCGCAGGTCGCCGAGCAAGACCGATTCACGCCGCCGCCAAATCATTCAACGCCTAAAAGGCAGAGTCGCAAGCCTGACACCGACGATTTGGAAGACCTCGCCGCCGCCGTGGCCGAGCCAGCCAGGGCTCCAGAGACACAGGCGCCCGCGCAGCCAAAGTACCGGTACCGAGACGATGGCGGCCTAATTTTTGGCCCGATGTCCGAGTCTGAACTCTTAAAGCTCGTCAAGGAGCGGCCACCTACCGTTAAGGACCGAATCTCTATCGATGGCGGTGAGTGGATTGCGCCCGCAGAGATGGAGATCCTGGCACCGCATGTCAGGAGTCCAGTCAACAAGGCTGCCCGCTCTGTGCCAGTAGGGGCTGGTGTCTATAAGCCACGCACAGCGCAGGCAAAACAACTTGGAGATGAAGATACTCAGCGCGACAATAGCAACAATTCTATCGCGCAGCTCTTGAACTCTTCGCCAGAAACCTCGGATATTTCTGAGATTGGTGCAGGTTCAAGCCCCATGCTCGACGTACCCGATGCGCCAGACCTGCAAACGTCTGAGGAAGCCAAACGGGTTATCTCCGAGATGCGCAAGCAATACGCGAGCTACGAGGGCGAGTTTGACTCCACGTCTTTTGCTCGAATCTTCGCGCGGTTGCATCGAAACAAGGCGACTGGCCGGTTGCACGTCACGCATAATGACGTAGAAAAATCGATCTACTTCGAATCCGGTGAACCGGTTTTGGTTGATTCGAACCAGGAGACCGAATTGCTCGGATTCTTCCTGCTTTCCAGGCGCATTATCACTCAAGCTCAGCTCGAAGAAGGGCTCGCCCGTCTCAGTGAGTGGGGTGGGCGCCTCGGAGACGCTCTCGTGGCGATTGGGGCCATTCCAGCACATGAAATCTTCAGGCACCTCTCGGACCAGATGCGTGAGAAGATTCTGGATATCTTCACGTGGCCCGAGGGTTATTGGGGATATTATGAGAACCAACAGCCCGATACGCACGGCTATCCGCTCGGGATCGATGCGTACTCTACCGTGGCGGATGGTTGCCTTGAGCGCATGCCGGTAACGCTATTGCGTGAGCTCTATCACCGCCGCATGAACACTGCGCTTCACGTGCGTGACGCATCGCCGGTTGACCTCGATAAGCTGAGGTTACCCACCAAAGCGATGCGCGTGATCAATATGTTTGAATCCGGGCAACATCTGCAGGGGCTGTGCTCCAAGCTGCCCGAGAATCAACACGAACTCGTCCTGCGCGTGGTGTATCTGCTTCATCAGGTCGAGCATCTGACCTTTGAGGATACCGAGTCTCAGGAACTTCCCAAGTGA
- a CDS encoding alpha/beta hydrolase, translating to MRQRLHYESNGQGWLLELKQFYDPDTLNPALNPVIMIPGYAMNTFILSYHPTRPSFVEFLVEKGFEVWTANLRGQGGSKSTGGKRDYGFKELSLVDLPAVFDYVARHQRAELKAPHAVGCSLGATFLYTYLAHHADSHGLASLTAMGGPLRWDSAHPLVKLAFRSPGLAGIVDVRGTRRAARAILPLAKRIPKALDIYMNTDFIDLSRASELVKTVDDPVPYLNKQIAHWVNAKDLKVAGLNITQGLASVDLPTLCVIANADGVVPPAAALSVKDAIAGPVDILRVGDERNWFAHADLFINNEAPERVFEPLSQWLELRRK from the coding sequence ATGCGTCAACGGCTTCATTACGAGTCGAATGGGCAGGGTTGGTTGCTTGAGCTCAAGCAGTTCTACGACCCGGACACCCTTAATCCTGCGCTAAATCCCGTGATCATGATTCCCGGCTACGCGATGAACACGTTCATCCTGAGCTACCACCCGACGAGGCCTTCGTTTGTGGAGTTCTTGGTGGAGAAGGGCTTTGAGGTTTGGACCGCAAACCTGCGCGGCCAAGGTGGCTCGAAGTCCACCGGTGGCAAACGAGATTACGGCTTCAAGGAGCTCTCGCTTGTGGATTTGCCGGCCGTCTTTGATTACGTGGCGCGTCATCAGCGGGCGGAGTTAAAGGCGCCACACGCGGTGGGCTGCAGTTTGGGGGCGACCTTCCTCTACACCTACCTCGCGCATCACGCGGATTCGCATGGGTTGGCGTCCTTGACGGCTATGGGAGGCCCGTTGCGTTGGGATTCGGCGCATCCCTTGGTTAAATTGGCCTTCAGGTCGCCTGGGTTGGCCGGAATTGTGGATGTGCGTGGCACACGACGTGCTGCACGTGCAATTCTTCCTCTGGCAAAGCGCATTCCAAAAGCGCTTGATATCTACATGAACACAGACTTCATCGATTTGAGCCGCGCCTCGGAATTGGTGAAAACTGTGGATGATCCCGTGCCCTACCTGAACAAGCAGATCGCGCACTGGGTCAACGCCAAAGACCTCAAGGTTGCGGGCCTCAACATCACCCAAGGGCTAGCGTCTGTAGACCTTCCCACGCTTTGTGTAATCGCAAATGCGGACGGCGTGGTGCCTCCGGCAGCCGCCTTATCGGTCAAAGACGCGATTGCTGGTCCTGTAGATATTCTGCGCGTAGGAGACGAGCGCAATTGGTTTGCGCACGCTGACCTCTTCATCAACAACGAAGCTCCAGAACGGGTCTTTGAGCCATTGAGCCAGTGGCTTGAGTTGCGCCGCAAGTAA
- a CDS encoding AAA family ATPase — MKGAVKSITIRGFKSIRNLEGLKLANLNVVIGANGAGKSNLVQVFQMLRSMTLEGFQKFIGGNGGADSFLHNGPKHTEEIYLELEFESGSPASEGSNFYKCQLTPTVSETFLVEEYRRHLSDGAWRSYGSPSQESRLREMRNEAVHSGEGKGVGYFVYESISSWVVYHFHDTGPLSPMRRSEIVEDNQVLRHDASNIAPFLRELRSAHHTHYQEILNAIRLVLPFFDDFLLDIVKQGEAEKTKLTWSQKGSDFPMQPYHLSDGSLRFICLVTALLQPKPPSTIVIDEPELGLHPEAIRILGELIRDASNRTQLIVATQSPLLIDQFSIEDIVVVNREGGQSTFQRLELEDFDKWLDNYSVGELWTKNVIKAGTNHE; from the coding sequence ATGAAGGGAGCAGTCAAATCGATCACCATTCGCGGCTTCAAATCCATCCGCAATCTAGAGGGACTCAAACTCGCGAATCTGAATGTTGTGATCGGGGCGAACGGCGCAGGTAAAAGCAATCTGGTGCAAGTGTTTCAGATGCTTCGGTCCATGACTCTAGAAGGATTTCAAAAATTTATCGGTGGAAATGGAGGGGCGGATAGTTTTCTCCACAACGGTCCCAAGCACACCGAAGAAATCTACTTGGAGTTGGAGTTTGAATCGGGAAGCCCCGCAAGTGAAGGCTCCAACTTCTACAAGTGTCAACTTACCCCTACCGTGAGCGAGACCTTTTTAGTCGAAGAATACCGTCGGCATCTTTCGGATGGCGCGTGGCGTTCGTATGGAAGCCCGTCGCAAGAGAGCCGACTTCGCGAAATGCGCAACGAAGCCGTTCATTCTGGAGAGGGGAAAGGCGTAGGGTATTTTGTCTACGAATCGATCTCCAGCTGGGTGGTCTATCATTTTCACGATACTGGACCACTCTCGCCGATGCGGCGCTCAGAGATTGTTGAAGATAACCAAGTTCTGCGACACGATGCCTCGAATATCGCACCATTCTTGAGAGAACTGCGTTCGGCACACCATACGCATTACCAAGAGATCCTGAATGCTATTCGGCTGGTTTTGCCATTTTTTGACGATTTCTTGCTGGACATCGTTAAGCAGGGCGAAGCCGAAAAGACGAAGCTCACCTGGAGCCAAAAGGGCTCTGACTTTCCGATGCAGCCTTATCATTTATCGGATGGTTCTCTGCGCTTCATATGTCTTGTTACGGCGCTGCTCCAGCCGAAACCACCCTCCACCATAGTGATAGATGAGCCCGAACTTGGTCTGCATCCTGAAGCCATTAGAATACTGGGCGAACTCATTCGTGATGCCTCCAATCGAACTCAACTCATCGTCGCGACTCAGTCTCCACTCTTGATCGATCAATTCTCCATCGAGGATATCGTCGTGGTTAATCGGGAAGGCGGTCAATCCACGTTTCAAAGACTCGAGTTAGAAGACTTTGACAAATGGTTGGACAACTATTCGGTGGGCGAGCTCTGGACGAAGAACGTAATCAAGGCGGGGACAAATCATGAGTGA
- a CDS encoding DUF4276 family protein → MSDFAEVIVIVEGPTEQLFVKELLGPYIARKNVFLTPIILDKPGQKGGDVKFARAKNDIGLHLKQRGDTWVTLMVDYYGIRSDWPGLQEARQKSDPGAKAETINKATLTEVEQLFSEYTRGSRFIPYVSMHEFEALYFSAPEVLASEIGVTLEVVSSILEECGEAEAINDSPNTSPSHRLRKLSPRFKKTTTGIAIAKEVGLERMRESCPLFSAWVERLELLSTNPP, encoded by the coding sequence ATGAGTGACTTTGCCGAAGTCATCGTCATTGTTGAAGGTCCAACAGAACAACTATTCGTCAAAGAACTCTTAGGCCCTTACATAGCACGCAAGAATGTATTCCTGACCCCGATCATACTCGATAAACCTGGTCAGAAGGGAGGGGATGTAAAATTCGCTCGGGCGAAGAATGATATTGGACTCCATCTCAAGCAACGCGGGGATACATGGGTGACCTTGATGGTGGATTACTACGGCATTCGAAGTGATTGGCCCGGCCTCCAGGAGGCTAGACAGAAGTCCGACCCTGGAGCGAAAGCCGAAACCATCAACAAGGCGACTCTGACCGAAGTCGAACAACTCTTCTCAGAATACACCCGTGGTTCGCGATTTATACCCTATGTGTCGATGCATGAATTTGAAGCCTTGTATTTCAGCGCGCCTGAGGTCTTGGCTAGTGAGATCGGTGTCACTCTCGAAGTTGTGTCTTCAATACTGGAAGAATGCGGTGAGGCAGAGGCAATCAATGACTCACCGAACACCTCACCAAGCCACCGTCTCAGGAAATTGTCGCCGAGGTTCAAAAAGACGACCACCGGTATCGCCATTGCCAAGGAGGTTGGCCTAGAGCGAATGCGCGAGTCGTGTCCGCTCTTTAGCGCATGGGTTGAAAGGTTGGAGTTGCTAAGTACAAATCCGCCTTGA